One genomic region from Sparus aurata chromosome 15, fSpaAur1.1, whole genome shotgun sequence encodes:
- the hps1 gene encoding BLOC-3 complex member HPS1 isoform X1 produces the protein MKCLLIASESAEVLFHWTDPEYQQHIQEQYGASQEEGQGLPAFEDSISTLFAPIIISCSTMVDRLGDSYTSFTTENNHIYVLHQFDECLYIAVNGDGEEGEDDLRRKTYVMKKMIEVLFGMVTLSSYLLRRELRPQDTDQRARLWKHLQSLLETYSHLRENDQSFLVEAVERLIHPTLCEQCIEFLERRLVQQLNSSVERAGEEVLHAFILVHTKLLAFYSSRNASTLSTSDLLTLIIMAQNMYPSDVDHDDPAPEDVESTSGSGPESFYTPEPSPTDRDSSSSEEKPVRGSTPVFEFVDPDIQMAEDSLQTLEVPPPDPSTPHRVFLEVSLKEGLYPMMPHSMYCLPLWPGITLVLLTKVPTSAVAMSVYKFLEAFAKLEKRLSEGQEGSAATRGQPTIHDVRSKLDKFIKALGPSEIQSAQLQNVWTEFKNRAFARGGPGFNRDLIPWCKNMKTQLCGIYRQCFLIESGPTDIPRRLSPGLQERAQTMVQEKLMDWKDFLLVKSKRNITMVSYLEDFPGLIHFICVDRSTGQMIAPSLSITERATSELGKGPVAQFIKRKVWDLVSTTRHYLQKGYSTVTLRDGDFYFCYFLWFENETGFKLEAGDIPVLPDDSAPIGMLAWDYYSRKLLRYYSKNHQGEVVKCYELLTVHLGVIPTEIILQHCRQLASKLWEPSRNPLL, from the exons ATGAAGTGCTTGCTAATAGCCAGCGAGAGCGCAGAGGTCCTCTTCCACTGGACTGACCCCGAGTATCAGCAGCATATCCAGGAGCAGTATGGGGCGTCGCAAGAGGAGGGCCAGGGG CTTCCAGCCTTCGAGGACAGCATCAGCACCCTGTTTGCGCCCATCATCATCTCCTGCAGCACCATGGTGGACCGGCTGGGTGACAGCTACACCTCCTTCACCACGGAGAACAACCATATCTACGTCCTACACCAG TTCGACGAGTGCCTCTACATCGCCGTGAATGGGGACGGCGAGGAGGGGGAGGACGATCTGAGGAGGAAGACCTACGTGATGAAGAAGATGATTGAGGTCCTGTTTGGCATGGTCACCCTCAGCAGTTACCTCCTCAGGAGAGA GCTGCGTCCCCAGGACACGGACCAGAGAGCGAGGCTGTGGAAGCATCTGCAGAGCCTGCTGGAGACCTACAGCCACCTGCGGGAGAACGACCAGAGCTTCTTGGTGGAG gCGGTGGAGAGGCTCATCCACCCCACGCTGTGCGAGCAGTGCATCGAGTTCCTGGAGCGCCGTTTAGTCCAGCAGCTCAACAGCAGCGTGGAGAGAGCAGGGGAGGAGGTGCTGCATGCCTTCATCCTGGttcacaccaaactgctcgccTTCTACTCCAG CCGCAACGCCAGCACGCTCAGCACCTCAGACCTCCTGACCCTCATCATCATGGCGCAGAATATGTACCCCAGCGACGTGGACCACGATGACCCCGCGCCTGAG GATGTCGAGAGCACATCTGGTTCTGGTCCCGAAAGCTTTTACACCCCGGAGCCCTCCCCTACAGACAGAGACTCGAGCAGCTCAG AGGAGAAGCCTGTGAGAGGCAGCACCCCTGTGTTTGAGTTCGTGGACCCAGACATCCAG atgGCAGAGGACAGCCTGCAGACTCTGGAGGTTCCTCCACCCGACCCTTCAACCCCTCACAGGGTCTTCTTGGAGGTCTCGCTCAAAGAGGGGCTGTATCCCATGATGCCTCACTCCATGTACTGTCTGCCTCTGTGGCCTGGCATCACACTGGTGCTGCTGACTAAG GTTCCCACCAGTGCAGTCGCCATGTCGGTTTATAAGTTTTTGGAGGCCTTCGCCAAGCTGGAGAAGCGTTTAAGTGAAGGCCAGGAAGGTTCTGCTGCTACCAGAGGCCAGCCGACGATACACGACGTCCGCAGCAAGCTGGATAAATTCATTAAAGCCCTGGGGCCCAGTGAGATCCAG TCTGCACAGTTACAAAATGTCTGGACCGAGTTCAAGAACCGAGCCTTCGCCAGGGGAGGTCCCGGCTTCAACAGAGA TCTTATCCCATGGTGTAAGAATATGAAGACCCAGCTGTGCGGAATATACCGACAGTGTTTTCTTATTGAGTCTGGCCCGACCGACATTCCTCGGCGTCTCTCCCCGGGTCTGCAGGAACGAGCCCAGACCATGGTGCA AGAGAAACTGATGGACTGGAAGGACTTCCTGTTGGTGAAAAGCAAGAGGAATATCACCATGGTGTC TTACCTGGAGGATTTCCCGGGCCTCATCCATTTTATCTGCGTGGACCGATCCACCGGCCAAATGATCGCACCGTCGCTCAGCATCACGGAGCGCGCCACGTCTGAGCTGGGGAAGGGACCGGTGGCTCAGTTCATCAAACGGAAG GTGTGGGACCTGGTGAGCACAACCCGGCACTATCTCCAGAAGGGTTACTCCACCGTCACACTGCGCGACGGAGATTTCTACTTCTGCTACTTCCTCTGGTTTGAAAATGAAACG GGCTTCAAGTTAGAGGCAGGTGACATCCCCGTCCTACCTGATGACTCCGCCCCCATTGGGATGCTGGCCTGGGACTACTACAG CAGGAAGCTGCTGCGCTACTACAGCAAGAATCACCAGGGGGAGGTGGTGAAGTGCTACGAGCTGCTGACGGTTCACCTGGGGGTCATCCCCACCGAGATCATCCTCCAGCACTGCAGACAGCTGGCGAGCAAACTGTGGGAGCCTTCGCGCAATCCGCTGCTATAG
- the hps1 gene encoding BLOC-3 complex member HPS1 isoform X2, with protein MKCLLIASESAEVLFHWTDPEYQQHIQEQYGASQEEGQGLPAFEDSISTLFAPIIISCSTMVDRLGDSYTSFTTENNHIYVLHQFDECLYIAVNGDGEEGEDDLRRKTYVMKKMIEVLFGMVTLSSYLLRRELRPQDTDQRARLWKHLQSLLETYSHLRENDQSFLVEAVERLIHPTLCEQCIEFLERRLVQQLNSSVERAGEEVLHAFILVHTKLLAFYSSRNASTLSTSDLLTLIIMAQNMYPSDVDHDDPAPEDVESTSGSGPESFYTPEPSPTDRDSSSSEEKPVRGSTPVFEFVDPDIQMAEDSLQTLEVPPPDPSTPHRVFLEVSLKEGLYPMMPHSMYCLPLWPGITLVLLTKVPTSAVAMSVYKFLEAFAKLEKRLSEGQEGSAATRGQPTIHDVRSKLDKFIKALGPSEIQSAQLQNVWTEFKNRAFARGGPGFNRDLIPWCKNMKTQLCGIYRQCFLIESGPTDIPRRLSPGLQERAQTMVQEKLMDWKDFLLVKSKRNITMVSYLEDFPGLIHFICVDRSTGQMIAPSLSITERATSELGKGPVAQFIKRKVWDLVSTTRHYLQKGYSTVTLRDGDFYFCYFLWFENETGFKLEAGDIPVLPDDSAPIGMLAWDYYRKLLRYYSKNHQGEVVKCYELLTVHLGVIPTEIILQHCRQLASKLWEPSRNPLL; from the exons ATGAAGTGCTTGCTAATAGCCAGCGAGAGCGCAGAGGTCCTCTTCCACTGGACTGACCCCGAGTATCAGCAGCATATCCAGGAGCAGTATGGGGCGTCGCAAGAGGAGGGCCAGGGG CTTCCAGCCTTCGAGGACAGCATCAGCACCCTGTTTGCGCCCATCATCATCTCCTGCAGCACCATGGTGGACCGGCTGGGTGACAGCTACACCTCCTTCACCACGGAGAACAACCATATCTACGTCCTACACCAG TTCGACGAGTGCCTCTACATCGCCGTGAATGGGGACGGCGAGGAGGGGGAGGACGATCTGAGGAGGAAGACCTACGTGATGAAGAAGATGATTGAGGTCCTGTTTGGCATGGTCACCCTCAGCAGTTACCTCCTCAGGAGAGA GCTGCGTCCCCAGGACACGGACCAGAGAGCGAGGCTGTGGAAGCATCTGCAGAGCCTGCTGGAGACCTACAGCCACCTGCGGGAGAACGACCAGAGCTTCTTGGTGGAG gCGGTGGAGAGGCTCATCCACCCCACGCTGTGCGAGCAGTGCATCGAGTTCCTGGAGCGCCGTTTAGTCCAGCAGCTCAACAGCAGCGTGGAGAGAGCAGGGGAGGAGGTGCTGCATGCCTTCATCCTGGttcacaccaaactgctcgccTTCTACTCCAG CCGCAACGCCAGCACGCTCAGCACCTCAGACCTCCTGACCCTCATCATCATGGCGCAGAATATGTACCCCAGCGACGTGGACCACGATGACCCCGCGCCTGAG GATGTCGAGAGCACATCTGGTTCTGGTCCCGAAAGCTTTTACACCCCGGAGCCCTCCCCTACAGACAGAGACTCGAGCAGCTCAG AGGAGAAGCCTGTGAGAGGCAGCACCCCTGTGTTTGAGTTCGTGGACCCAGACATCCAG atgGCAGAGGACAGCCTGCAGACTCTGGAGGTTCCTCCACCCGACCCTTCAACCCCTCACAGGGTCTTCTTGGAGGTCTCGCTCAAAGAGGGGCTGTATCCCATGATGCCTCACTCCATGTACTGTCTGCCTCTGTGGCCTGGCATCACACTGGTGCTGCTGACTAAG GTTCCCACCAGTGCAGTCGCCATGTCGGTTTATAAGTTTTTGGAGGCCTTCGCCAAGCTGGAGAAGCGTTTAAGTGAAGGCCAGGAAGGTTCTGCTGCTACCAGAGGCCAGCCGACGATACACGACGTCCGCAGCAAGCTGGATAAATTCATTAAAGCCCTGGGGCCCAGTGAGATCCAG TCTGCACAGTTACAAAATGTCTGGACCGAGTTCAAGAACCGAGCCTTCGCCAGGGGAGGTCCCGGCTTCAACAGAGA TCTTATCCCATGGTGTAAGAATATGAAGACCCAGCTGTGCGGAATATACCGACAGTGTTTTCTTATTGAGTCTGGCCCGACCGACATTCCTCGGCGTCTCTCCCCGGGTCTGCAGGAACGAGCCCAGACCATGGTGCA AGAGAAACTGATGGACTGGAAGGACTTCCTGTTGGTGAAAAGCAAGAGGAATATCACCATGGTGTC TTACCTGGAGGATTTCCCGGGCCTCATCCATTTTATCTGCGTGGACCGATCCACCGGCCAAATGATCGCACCGTCGCTCAGCATCACGGAGCGCGCCACGTCTGAGCTGGGGAAGGGACCGGTGGCTCAGTTCATCAAACGGAAG GTGTGGGACCTGGTGAGCACAACCCGGCACTATCTCCAGAAGGGTTACTCCACCGTCACACTGCGCGACGGAGATTTCTACTTCTGCTACTTCCTCTGGTTTGAAAATGAAACG GGCTTCAAGTTAGAGGCAGGTGACATCCCCGTCCTACCTGATGACTCCGCCCCCATTGGGATGCTGGCCTGGGACTACTACAG GAAGCTGCTGCGCTACTACAGCAAGAATCACCAGGGGGAGGTGGTGAAGTGCTACGAGCTGCTGACGGTTCACCTGGGGGTCATCCCCACCGAGATCATCCTCCAGCACTGCAGACAGCTGGCGAGCAAACTGTGGGAGCCTTCGCGCAATCCGCTGCTATAG
- the st3gal7 gene encoding ST3 beta-galactoside alpha-2,3-sialyltransferase 7 produces the protein MVIMNHLSVEDPDDGSPLLPEAAEAATPTPVFHRQRAATKTDSREFFLSRSANLIVSLVLLVGCYSAILIPAYLPSDREASLGDDYQQPKDLLLLNRSASLLTDPCQPRWCLKHLKTLACSAGLLNIPVFVQQDRSVPWDLSPPLGLQGSEEHLALALASLPQPGLPPSLRGEGTCRRCMVVGNGGVLHGSHLGSHIDQYDIIIRLNNAPVPGFERDAGSRTTIRLMYPEGAPHSADEYKKTTMVALVVFKSLDLDWLTSVITKQPLSFWSKLWFWREVVEDIPLRPENFRILHPEIIHKTGQVLQKYTLKQGNMVPTLGASAVVMALQLCDQVSLAGFGYDMQHPEARLHYYEAIRMGAMKAQVVHDVSAEKLFLRDLVAAGAVTDLTGAL, from the exons ATGGTGATTATGAATCACTTGAGTGTCGAGGACCCAGACGATGGCTCTCCACTGCTGCCTGAGGCTGCGGAGGCTGCAACACCAACACCTGTCTTTCACAGACAGCGAGCGGCCACAAAGACCGACTCCAGGGAGTTTTTCCTCAGCAG GAGTGCGAACCTCATCGTCAGTCTGGTGCTGCTGGTCGGATGCTACTCTGCTATCCTGATTCCTGCTTACCTCCCCTCGGATAGGGAGGCATCTCTCGGCGATGACTACCAACAACCCAAAGATCTG CTCCTATTAAACCGGTCAGCCTCCCTGCTGACAGACCCCTGCCAGCCTCGCTGGTGTCTGAAGCACCTAAAGACCCTTGCCTGTTCTGCAGGCCTCCTCAACATCCCTGTGTTCGTGCAGCAGGACAGATCTGTGCCCTGGGATCTGTCCCCGCCTCTGGGGCTCCAGGGAAGTGAGGAGCATCTGGCCCTGGCTCTTGCCTCCCTGCCTCAGCCTGGCCTGCCTCCATCACTGAGGGGTGAAGGCACCTGCAGGCGGTGTATGGTGGTGGGCAACGGAGGGGTTCTCCATGGGAGCCATCTTGGATCCCATATAGATCAGTATGACATCATTATCAG GCTGAATAACGCTCCAGTGCCTGGCTTTGAGAGGGATGCCGGTTCCCGCACCACCATCCGCCTGATGTACCCAGAGGGAGCCCCTCACTCTGCAGATGAGTACAAAAAGACTACCATGGTTGCTCTGGTGGTCTTTAAGAGCCTGGACCTGGACTGGCTCACTTCTGTCATCACCAAACAGCCTCTG AGCTTCTGGTCCAAACTGTGGTTCTGGAGGGAGGTGGTGGAAGATATTCCTCTGAGACCGGAGAACTTCAGGATCCTCCACCCGGAGATTATTCACAAGACAGGACAAGTCTTGCAGAAATATACTCTGAAACAGGGAAAC ATGGTGCCGACGCTAGGCGCCAGCGCCGTGGTGATGgctctgcagctgtgtgacCAGGTCAGCCTGGCAGGGTTTGGGTACGACATGCAGCATCCAGAGGCCAGGCTCCACTACTACGAGGCCATACGCATGGGTGCGATGAAGGCTCAA GTGGTGCATGACGTCAGCGCCGAGAAGCTCTTCTTGAGGGACCTGGTGGCTGCAGGAGCCGTGACTGACCTCACAGGGGCTCTGTGA
- the ankrd2 gene encoding ankyrin repeat domain-containing protein 2, which yields MEEVVQWAASVMDHKPGIEKKAQAEERARRVSTDLHCEVLDVSGGENITELCKRKKNFKTTRSPRMSVEIPVTRPEDARELMNAASQGKVNVIEKYLADGGNPNLHDELKRTALQRASLRGHTAVVQMLLEKGADINFKDQLGSRAVHWACRGGSLDVVKALKSHGADLNVRDKLYSTPLHVATRTGRTAIVEYLLSCGAKINSRDREGDTALHDAVRLNRYKIVKLLMVAGADTKIKNHEGVTAVQQVKQWQLDIMDTLQRLEKLREVPPENTSRERSE from the exons atggaggaggtggtgcaGTGGGCTGCCAGTGTGATGGACCATAAGCCAGGAATAGAAAAGAAAGCTCAG gcggaggagagagcgaggaggGTCTCCACGGACCTGCACTGTGAGGTTTTGGATGTGAGCGGTGGAGAGAATATCACAGAGCTGtgcaaaaggaaaaagaatTTCAAGACAACGCGATCACCCAGGATGAGCGTTGAAATCCCCGTG ACGCGTCCTGAAGACGCGAGAGAACTGATGAATGCAGCCAGTCAAGGCAAAGTGAATGTGATAGAGAAGTATCTGGCTGATGGTGGGAACCCTAATCTCCACGATGAG CTGAAGAGGACGGCGCTGCAACGCGCCTCTCTGCGAGGACACACCGCAGTGGTCCAGATGCTTTTAGAGAAAGGAGCCGATATCAACTTTAAGGATCAG CTGGGCTCCAGAGCCGTACACTGggcctgcagaggaggaagccTGGATGTCGTCAAAGCCCTGAAGAGCCACGGGGCTGACCTGAATGTTAGAGACAAG TTGTACAGCACTCCCCTGCATGTGGCCACAAGAACAGGCCGCACAGCCATTGTGGAGTACCTCCTGTCCTGTGGTGCCAAAATCAACTCCAGGGACAGG GAAGGGGACACAGCCCTGCACGATGCAGTGCGTCTCAACAGATACAAGATAGTGAAGCTGCTCATGGTCGCGGGGGCcgacacaaaaataaaaaatcac GAGGGAGTGACGGCGGTGCAGCAGGTGAAACAATGGCAGCTTGACATCATGGACACCCTGCAGAGGCTGGAGAAGCTGAGGGAGGTGCCGCCTGAGAACACCTCGCGGGAGAGGAGTGAATAA
- the morn4 gene encoding MORN repeat-containing protein 4, with the protein MTLTRGSFTYASGEEYHGEWKEGRRHGVGQLKFQDGTCYAGQFENGLFHGSGVLFFTDGSRYEGEFAHGKFQGTGVFSRYDGMRFEGEFKDGRVEGYGLLTFPDGAHGVPRNEGFFQNHKLQKREKCPGVVQRAQASASGARSLAL; encoded by the exons ATGACTCTGACCAGAGGATCGTTCACCTACGCCAGCGGGGAAGAGTACCACGGCGAGTGGAAAGAAG GTCGGAGGCACGGCGTCGGCCAGCTCAAGTTTCAGGATGGCACCTGCTACGCCGGCCAGTTTGAGAATGGACTCTTCCACGGCTCTGGAGTGCTGTTCTTCACGGATGGATCCAG GTATGAAGGGGAATTTGCGCACGGAAAGTTTCAAGGCACGGGCGTCTTCAGTCGATATGACGGCATGAGGTTTGAAGGAGAGTTCAAAGATGGACGTGTCGAGGGATATG GGTTATTGACGTTCCCAGATGGAGCTCACGGTGTCCCACGAAACGAGGGCTTTTTCCAAAACCACAAGCTGCAGAAGCGAGAGAAGTGTCCGGGAGTGGTGCAGCGCGCACAGGCTTCGGCCTCCGGCGCTCGCAGTCTGGCCCTTTGA